CGGCATGTCTCGACCACCGCATGCATCTTCGCATTGCCGTGAACGACGTTGACGAATGCCTTCGACCCCTCGCGCGCGAGCGGCAGGCAGGTCCTGTTCGCCGCCGGCTTTGGCGCCACCATGACTGTGCCAAGGTGTTCACCCTGGTAGACCACCGGCCGCAGCCACTCCTCCTTGATCCAGGCCGGGCGTGAGGTCCCCCAAGGCCGATCATCGCTGGTCCCGAGCTGAGGAAAGTCGGGCTGGCACCGCGGCGCGCCGAGATCGCGCATGATCTGCGCCATCTCGCCATTGGCCTTGAAGGGGCGCCCGGCGCTATCGAACAACACGGTGTGGTGCCGGTCCGTGGCAGGCAGCATCCAGAAGCACTGGTCGAGAAGCCGATAGCGCGCGTCCATCTCCATCTGGAGCAACTGGGCCTCGATCCGCGCCGCCGCCGAAATCGCCAGCGCGAGGGCCTGTCGTCCGTAGGAATCGGACAGCCCAGAAATATCGATGGCCCCGATGACAGCGCCGTCGATCGGGTCGCGAATGACCGAGGCCGAGCAGGTCCAGCGCTGGATGCCAGAGCAGAAATGTTCAGTCGCATGCACCTGGATGGCCTGGCCGGTTTCCAGCGCCGTGCCGATCGCGTTGGTGCCGCAGGTCGTCTCGCTCCAATTGCTGCCGGGCAACAGGTGGGTCTTCTCCACCGCGTTACGCAAGGCAAGCCTGGTATCGCCCTCCAGGCGCAACACGATGCCATCGACATCGGTCAGCACCATCACTGTGCCGGTTTCGAGCATGTAGTCGCGCGCCAGCGCCATGGTCGAAGCGCCGGCATGGACCAGGCGGGTACGCTTGTCGAGCAGGCGGTGTAGCCGTTCGTCATTCATCGGCAACGGAGCCTGGCTGCGCCGGTAGTCCACGGCCGATTGCTGGCTCCGCCGCCAGGAATCATTGATCGCGGGCCGAACGACCTGCCCGCCGGCACCGGTCCCGGACATGAAGCGTTCCCAGCTTGTCAGGACGTCGCGTTCAATATCTGGATTCGCAAAGGCTTCCTCTGGCGTCTGACCCAACACGCTTCCTCCTTTGACGCGCTGAGTGGTCCAAGATCTTCTGGTTGTTAGGGGACCCCGAGCTTTATCGCCTGATTTTGAAACCATTCCAAGCCACCGCGCAACTGACAACCGGAATCAAGGCGCAACTTTGGCGCGCCTCCGGCCGCACTGCGAAAGCCGCGAAGCCCAAAGGCGCGCCGATTGTCCTGGCCTGACAAGGCGCTTAGGCGGCCTTGCGTCGGTGCAGCGTGTCGTAGAAGGCCGTCTCGAAACGCATATAGCCGGTGAACGAAGCCGGATCGCCAAATGGCAGAATCTGGGTCGCCCAATAGCCGCCGAAGCCATTCTGCCGGTCGATCCAGTAGAACAGGTTCGCAAGTCCCGCCCAGCCGAGCGCGCCGGCCGGCCGGCCCGTCGGGGCCTCCTCGTCATTGACCATGAACGTGAACGACCACGATTTCGACTGGCCCGGGAAGAACTCGGCATCGTTGGAGAGCGACTTGATCACGCCCGGCAGCGCGGTCACCTTGAGATCCCCGAGGTGGTTCTTTTCTGCCATGTTCACGGTCTCCGGTTTGAGCACCCGGCCGTGCGGGCCATTGCCGTCGTTCAGCCACATCCGAATGAAGCGCATGTAGTCGCCGACCGTGCTGTAGAGGCCGTGCCCGCCCATATGGACCTCGGGATTCGAGGGCAATTCGAAGTCCATCGGCGTGAGCGAGCCATCGGCGTTGCGGGCATGCATGCCGGCGAGCTTGCTGCGCACGGCATCGTTGATCTCGAACGTCGTGTTCGCCATTCCGAGCGGCTTGAAGATCCGCTCGGCGAAGACTTCGCCGAGCCGCTTGCCGGTGATGCCCTCGACGACCTGACCGACCCAATCGATGTTCGTTCCATACTCCCACTTTGAGCCGGGATCGAACAGGAGCGGCGTCATGATCGAGGCCTTGGACGCGGTGATCACGCTCGGCTGTCCGTGCTCGGTCGCCAGGCGCAAATAGTTCTCGTTGAAGAAGTCGTAGCCGAAGCCGCCGATATGCAGCAGCAGCATGCGCGTGGTCACTTCGCGTTTCGGCGCGCGGAGCTTGGGCTGGCCCTTGGCGTCGAAGCCGTCGATCACCTGCAGCTTGCCGATGTCGGGCGCATATCTCCTGGCAGGAGCATC
The DNA window shown above is from Bradyrhizobium sp. ISRA464 and carries:
- a CDS encoding sigma-54-dependent Fis family transcriptional regulator, which translates into the protein MLGQTPEEAFANPDIERDVLTSWERFMSGTGAGGQVVRPAINDSWRRSQQSAVDYRRSQAPLPMNDERLHRLLDKRTRLVHAGASTMALARDYMLETGTVMVLTDVDGIVLRLEGDTRLALRNAVEKTHLLPGSNWSETTCGTNAIGTALETGQAIQVHATEHFCSGIQRWTCSASVIRDPIDGAVIGAIDISGLSDSYGRQALALAISAAARIEAQLLQMEMDARYRLLDQCFWMLPATDRHHTVLFDSAGRPFKANGEMAQIMRDLGAPRCQPDFPQLGTSDDRPWGTSRPAWIKEEWLRPVVYQGEHLGTVMVAPKPAANRTCLPLAREGSKAFVNVVHGNAKMHAVVETCRRVAASSAPVLLLGETGVGKEIFAQGIHAASPRRDRPFVVVNCGSVSRELLASELFGYVDGAFTGARRGGSAGKIEAASGGSLFLDEIGELPLDLQPMLLRALENGEINRIGETTTRKVDFRLVAATNRDLQIEVDERRFRKDLYYRLAVVPIIVPPLRERADDIPMLVEHFVAQARTRYGISDCRFAPESIARLQGHDWPGNVRELRNLVESLMLTGRGEVIEVSDLPDLICRRELRTGGEQGLSLAESSERDLIAGTLRSLNGNVAATASALGLAKSTVYAKLRRYGIRPDLGSGAQAHACTESIQQSQLHKNS
- a CDS encoding serine hydrolase domain-containing protein, producing MSREFAVDADAILNETVTKGPGVPGVVAMVTDRNGNIYEGAAGKRRTDKPDAMTTDTSFAIFSTTKAITGTAALQLIEEGRLDLDAPARRYAPDIGKLQVIDGFDAKGQPKLRAPKREVTTRMLLLHIGGFGYDFFNENYLRLATEHGQPSVITASKASIMTPLLFDPGSKWEYGTNIDWVGQVVEGITGKRLGEVFAERIFKPLGMANTTFEINDAVRSKLAGMHARNADGSLTPMDFELPSNPEVHMGGHGLYSTVGDYMRFIRMWLNDGNGPHGRVLKPETVNMAEKNHLGDLKVTALPGVIKSLSNDAEFFPGQSKSWSFTFMVNDEEAPTGRPAGALGWAGLANLFYWIDRQNGFGGYWATQILPFGDPASFTGYMRFETAFYDTLHRRKAA